A genome region from Clostridia bacterium includes the following:
- a CDS encoding DNA-directed RNA polymerase subunit beta, with translation MSVHKVKYGNVERMSFSKTKEVLDLPYLIELQKGSYKKFLEEGLREIFDEFSPIVQRATNGAERFILEFGEYKVEEPHFSARACKSENLVTYNAPLRVKVRLTIREKGDLIKEDEIFMGDIPLMTETGSFVINGAERVIVSQLVRSPGVYFEKEVDKDGEITYKCTVIPKNGAWMEFEQDSTGVLYVKVDRKKKVTASLMLRALELTEDQTLIDLFGEDDKIMRTTMEKDKEGERTLDGAKTELYKTIKNGEIITKEGVEANIPGIFFDKKRYDLSRVGRNKYNKKLSLANRIAERELADDIVDQYGEVLAEKGTSVDIEKAWEIQNAGVNVAYVVGADGSKVKVIGNNTVDLSAFVKKDPKELGVLEHVHYPTLMEIWEGLESDEEKEEAVKANADRLVSRQIRMDDIVAIVNYNLNIPHGVGSFDNIDHLANRRVRAVGELLQHEMRKGFQNMERQIIEKMNTTNADEAEIKKFINVKPVTAKIKEFFNSAQLSQFMDQENPIAELTHKRKLSALGPGGLNRERAGMEVRDVHHSHYGRLCPVETPEGQNIGLISSLSTYAKVNEYGFIETPYRKIDKATGIVTDEIVYMTADEEDKYIIGQATEPIGEDGRLKNPIVSCRICEEIRNVEASKVDYLDTSPKQLVSVAASLIPFLENDDTNRALMGSNMQRQAVPLIRPEAPIVGTGIEYKIAHDSGIVVLSEFDGVVTSVTGDSITVKGDDEIKTYELLKFQRSNHETCINQKPVVKIGQFVKKGEVLADGPATQNGELALGRNILIGFMTWEGYNYEDAVLISDELVRDDVFTSIHIGTYDTEARSTKLGDEEITRDIPNRSEDMLKDLDENGIIRIGAEVHAGDILVGKVAPKGETDPTPEERLLRSIFGEKAREVRDVSLVVPHGEYGVVVDVKVFTKQNKADLSAGINKLVRVYIAQKRKISVGDKMAGRHGNKGVVSRVLPKADMPFMADGTPLQIVLNPLGVPSRMNIGQVLEVHLGLVCKMLDWKIATPVFDGADESEIKELMVSNGLPADGKVQLFDGRTGEPFENKVTIGYMYYLKLAHLVDDKIHARSTGSYSLVTQQPLGGKAKFGGQRLGEMEVWAIEAYGAANILQEMLTVKSDDVSGREKAYASITKGQNISEPGIPESFRVLVREMRSLGLDIRALGENDQEIPDTIEDVATIEPQQEAPTNSEIDLGGIFGEDTVGEDDADSPFETVADEADIKNLFGVEDDEDSIF, from the coding sequence ATGTCTGTTCACAAGGTAAAGTACGGCAACGTGGAAAGAATGAGTTTCTCCAAAACGAAGGAGGTCCTGGATCTCCCGTATCTTATCGAGCTGCAAAAGGGTTCGTATAAGAAGTTTTTGGAAGAAGGTCTTCGCGAAATTTTCGACGAGTTCTCCCCGATCGTTCAAAGGGCGACGAACGGCGCCGAGCGTTTCATTTTGGAGTTCGGCGAGTACAAAGTGGAAGAGCCGCATTTCTCCGCAAGAGCCTGTAAGAGCGAGAACCTCGTTACTTACAACGCGCCTCTTCGCGTCAAAGTGCGTCTTACGATCCGCGAGAAAGGCGATCTCATCAAAGAGGACGAGATCTTCATGGGCGACATCCCCCTTATGACGGAGACGGGTTCTTTCGTCATTAACGGCGCGGAGCGCGTCATCGTCTCGCAGCTCGTCAGAAGCCCGGGCGTCTACTTCGAGAAGGAAGTGGATAAAGACGGCGAAATCACCTATAAATGCACGGTCATCCCGAAGAACGGCGCGTGGATGGAATTCGAGCAGGATTCCACCGGCGTTTTGTACGTCAAGGTCGACCGCAAAAAGAAAGTCACCGCGTCTTTGATGCTCCGCGCGCTCGAACTGACCGAAGATCAGACCTTGATCGACCTCTTCGGCGAGGACGACAAGATCATGCGGACGACGATGGAAAAAGATAAAGAAGGCGAGCGCACCTTGGACGGAGCGAAGACCGAGCTTTACAAGACCATCAAAAACGGCGAGATCATCACCAAAGAAGGCGTCGAGGCGAATATCCCGGGCATCTTCTTCGACAAGAAGCGTTACGATCTCTCCCGCGTCGGCAGAAATAAATACAACAAGAAACTTTCCCTCGCGAATCGTATCGCGGAGAGAGAGCTCGCGGACGACATCGTCGATCAATACGGCGAAGTCCTCGCGGAAAAGGGAACCTCGGTCGATATCGAAAAGGCTTGGGAAATCCAAAACGCCGGCGTGAACGTCGCGTACGTCGTCGGAGCGGACGGATCGAAAGTCAAGGTCATCGGTAACAACACCGTCGATCTTTCCGCTTTCGTCAAGAAAGATCCGAAAGAGCTCGGCGTCTTGGAGCACGTCCACTATCCGACCCTGATGGAGATCTGGGAAGGTCTCGAAAGCGACGAGGAGAAGGAAGAAGCCGTCAAAGCGAATGCGGACAGGCTCGTATCCCGTCAGATCCGTATGGACGATATCGTCGCGATCGTTAACTACAACCTCAACATTCCGCACGGCGTCGGTTCCTTCGATAACATCGACCACCTCGCGAACAGGCGCGTCCGCGCGGTCGGCGAACTTCTCCAACACGAGATGAGAAAAGGCTTCCAAAACATGGAGCGTCAGATCATCGAAAAGATGAACACGACGAACGCGGACGAAGCCGAAATCAAAAAGTTTATCAACGTTAAACCCGTTACCGCGAAGATCAAAGAGTTCTTCAACAGCGCGCAGCTTTCGCAGTTTATGGATCAGGAAAACCCGATCGCCGAACTTACCCATAAGAGAAAGCTCTCCGCTCTCGGCCCCGGCGGTTTGAACCGCGAAAGAGCCGGCATGGAAGTCCGTGACGTTCACCACTCCCACTACGGACGTTTGTGCCCGGTCGAGACCCCCGAAGGTCAGAACATCGGCTTGATCTCCTCTCTTTCGACCTATGCGAAAGTAAATGAATACGGCTTCATCGAGACCCCGTACAGGAAGATCGACAAGGCGACGGGCATCGTCACCGACGAGATCGTCTATATGACGGCGGATGAAGAAGATAAGTACATCATCGGTCAGGCGACCGAACCGATCGGCGAGGACGGAAGGCTCAAAAACCCCATCGTTTCCTGCCGTATCTGCGAAGAGATCCGCAACGTGGAAGCGTCCAAGGTCGATTACCTCGACACGTCGCCGAAGCAGCTCGTCTCCGTCGCGGCGTCCCTGATCCCCTTCCTTGAAAACGACGATACGAACCGCGCCTTGATGGGCTCGAACATGCAGCGTCAGGCGGTTCCTCTTATTCGCCCCGAAGCTCCGATCGTCGGAACGGGTATCGAATATAAGATCGCGCACGACAGCGGGATCGTCGTCCTCTCCGAGTTCGACGGCGTCGTCACTTCCGTCACCGGCGATTCGATCACCGTCAAGGGAGACGACGAGATCAAGACCTACGAGCTCTTGAAGTTCCAACGCTCCAACCACGAAACGTGTATCAACCAAAAACCCGTCGTCAAAATCGGTCAGTTCGTTAAGAAAGGCGAAGTCCTCGCGGACGGCCCCGCCACGCAAAACGGCGAGCTCGCGCTCGGAAGAAACATCCTGATCGGCTTTATGACTTGGGAAGGTTACAACTACGAAGACGCGGTCCTTATTTCCGACGAACTCGTTCGCGACGACGTGTTTACGAGTATCCACATCGGAACCTACGACACCGAAGCGCGTTCGACCAAACTCGGCGACGAAGAGATTACGCGCGATATCCCGAACCGTAGCGAAGATATGCTGAAAGACCTCGACGAGAACGGTATCATCCGCATCGGCGCAGAGGTCCACGCGGGCGACATCCTCGTCGGTAAAGTCGCGCCGAAAGGCGAGACCGATCCCACGCCGGAAGAAAGGCTTCTCCGCTCGATCTTCGGCGAGAAGGCGAGAGAGGTCAGAGACGTGTCCCTCGTCGTTCCTCACGGCGAGTACGGCGTCGTCGTCGACGTTAAAGTCTTCACCAAACAAAACAAAGCGGACCTCTCCGCGGGTATCAATAAACTCGTGCGCGTGTATATCGCGCAAAAGAGAAAGATCTCCGTCGGTGATAAGATGGCGGGACGCCACGGTAACAAAGGCGTCGTCTCCCGCGTCCTTCCGAAAGCGGATATGCCCTTTATGGCGGACGGCACTCCTTTGCAGATCGTGTTGAACCCCCTCGGCGTTCCGTCTCGTATGAATATCGGACAGGTCCTCGAAGTTCACCTCGGTCTCGTCTGTAAGATGCTCGATTGGAAGATCGCGACCCCCGTCTTCGACGGCGCGGACGAATCCGAAATCAAAGAGCTTATGGTCTCCAACGGGCTTCCCGCGGACGGCAAAGTCCAGCTCTTCGACGGACGTACGGGCGAACCCTTCGAGAATAAAGTCACGATCGGTTATATGTACTACCTGAAACTCGCCCACCTTGTCGACGATAAGATCCACGCGCGTTCGACCGGTTCTTACTCCCTCGTCACGCAGCAACCGCTCGGCGGTAAAGCCAAGTTCGGCGGACAGCGTCTCGGCGAAATGGAAGTTTGGGCGATCGAAGCGTACGGCGCGGCGAACATCCTGCAAGAGATGTTGACCGTCAAGTCGGACGACGTGTCCGGTCGTGAAAAGGCGTACGCCTCCATCACGAAGGGACAAAACATCAGCGAGCCGGGTATTCCGGAATCCTTCCGCGTTCTCGTTCGCGAAATGCGTTCCCTCGGGCTCGATATTCGCGCGCTCGGTGAAAACGATCAAGAGATCCCCGACACGATCGAGGACGTCGCGACCATCGAACCGCAGCAAGAAGCTCCGACGAACAGCGAGATCGATCTCGGCGGCATCTTCGGAGAAGACACCGTCGGCGAGGACGATGCGGACAGCCCCTTCGAGACCGTTGCGGACGAAGCGGACATCAAGAATCTCTTCGGCGTGGAAGACGACGAAGACAGCATCTTTTAA
- the rpoC gene encoding DNA-directed RNA polymerase subunit beta', whose protein sequence is MFEINNFDSIKIGLASPEKIREWSCGEVTKPETINYRTQKPEPDGLFCQKIFGPTKDWECACGKYKRIRHKGVVCDRCGVKVEQSKVRRERMGHIELAAPVAHLWYLKGTPSRIATILDMPPKEVEHVVYYASYVVLDPGTTGLHKKQVLNDIEYRDAIDTYGEGSFKVGMGAESIKILLQEIDLDKEIVEIRKAIAEDQKSSKDNAQAPKRMKLAKKLEIVEAFKATGSKPEWMIIEALPVLPPELRPMVPLDGGRYATSDLNDLYRFVISRNRRLKHFLQTGGVDAMIRNEKRMLQVAVDNLIDNSKKAKSNSSGKSRELKSLTAMLRGKQGRFRQNLLGKRVDYSGRSVIVVGPELKLYQCGLPKEMALELFKPFIMKELVERNICNNIKNAKRYVERARSEVWDVLEDIIKDHPVLLNRAPTLHRLGIQAFEPVLVEGRAIKLHPLVCGAFNADFDGDQMAVHVPLSIEAQAEARFLMLSTNNILKLSDGKPVMTPTQDMILGSYYLTIEKEGAKGEGKYFMSVDEAKLAYANKDIELQAKIYVRVSKEIDGKVVTGRIHTTLGRFIFNEAIPQDLHFVDRSDPANALALEIDFLVGKKQLGQIVEKCFKYKGSTETAVVLDKIKAQGFKYSTIGALTTSVFDMHIPKEKDQIIADAEKKVADVEKLFRRGHITDAERAKQVIAIWNKVTDDVTDALSKCWDKFNPIKMMEQSGARGNMSQIRQLAGMRGLMKDPTGKTIELPVKSNFREGLSALEYFISSHGGRKGLADTALKTAESGYLTRRLVDVSQSVIIRDMDCGDKKGIVVSAIYGGRGDLIEVLKDRIIGRYTIDAIVNPKTGEEIVPADAMISEEAAKEIEKAGIESVKIRSVFTCKCATGLCSKCYGKNMASGNPVKIGEAVGVIAAQSIGEPGTQLTMRTFHTGGVASSEDITQGLPRVEELFECRNPKAQAIISDIAGTVTITEKNKKRTIVVENEQDRKEYVPALNAKVLVTDGQEVDPGTQLTQGAINLQDLLRTRGVKGVQDYLIREVKDAYRLSGVDINDKHIEIIIRQMMRKVRIEKQGDTDFLPGELVDLSTYEESNRKVLSFGGEPATAKRTLLGITKASLASESFLASASFQETTRVLTDAAIKGKVDPLLGLKENVILGKLIPAGTGLKMYQNVNVQPNALVDSNAQDENSYLA, encoded by the coding sequence ATGTTTGAAATTAATAACTTCGATTCCATAAAAATCGGTCTTGCTTCTCCCGAAAAGATCAGAGAATGGTCTTGCGGCGAAGTCACCAAGCCGGAAACGATCAATTACAGGACGCAAAAACCCGAGCCGGACGGCTTATTCTGCCAAAAGATCTTCGGGCCGACCAAAGACTGGGAGTGCGCCTGCGGAAAGTATAAGAGAATTCGCCATAAGGGCGTCGTTTGCGATCGCTGCGGCGTTAAAGTCGAGCAAAGCAAAGTCCGCCGCGAGCGCATGGGTCATATCGAGCTTGCCGCTCCGGTCGCGCACCTTTGGTATTTGAAAGGGACGCCGAGCCGTATCGCCACGATCCTCGATATGCCGCCGAAAGAGGTGGAGCACGTCGTCTATTACGCGAGCTACGTCGTCTTGGATCCGGGCACGACGGGTCTTCATAAGAAGCAAGTCTTGAACGACATCGAATATCGCGACGCGATCGACACCTACGGAGAAGGCAGCTTCAAAGTCGGTATGGGCGCGGAAAGCATCAAGATCCTTCTCCAAGAGATCGACCTTGACAAAGAGATCGTCGAGATCCGCAAAGCGATCGCCGAAGATCAAAAGTCCTCGAAGGATAACGCGCAAGCGCCGAAGAGAATGAAACTCGCGAAGAAGCTCGAAATCGTCGAAGCCTTTAAGGCGACGGGTTCCAAGCCCGAATGGATGATTATCGAAGCGCTTCCCGTCCTTCCCCCGGAGCTTCGCCCGATGGTTCCCCTCGACGGCGGCAGATACGCGACTTCCGATCTGAACGATCTTTATCGTTTCGTCATTTCGCGTAACAGACGTTTGAAGCACTTCCTGCAAACCGGCGGCGTGGACGCGATGATTCGCAACGAAAAGCGTATGCTTCAAGTCGCGGTCGATAACCTGATCGACAACAGCAAGAAAGCGAAATCCAATTCTTCCGGAAAGAGCCGCGAACTCAAATCCCTGACCGCGATGCTCAGAGGTAAGCAAGGTCGCTTCCGTCAGAACCTTCTCGGTAAGCGTGTCGACTATTCCGGTCGTTCCGTTATCGTCGTCGGCCCCGAACTCAAACTCTATCAATGCGGTTTGCCGAAGGAAATGGCGCTCGAACTCTTCAAGCCTTTCATTATGAAAGAGCTCGTCGAGAGAAATATCTGCAACAATATCAAGAACGCGAAGCGTTACGTCGAAAGAGCGAGAAGCGAAGTTTGGGACGTTCTCGAAGATATCATCAAAGACCATCCCGTCCTTTTGAACCGCGCTCCGACGCTTCACCGCCTCGGTATCCAAGCGTTCGAACCCGTCCTCGTCGAAGGTAGGGCGATCAAACTGCACCCGCTCGTTTGCGGCGCGTTCAATGCGGACTTCGACGGCGACCAAATGGCTGTCCACGTTCCTCTTTCCATCGAGGCGCAAGCGGAAGCGAGATTCCTTATGCTCTCGACGAACAACATCTTGAAGCTTTCGGACGGCAAACCCGTTATGACCCCGACGCAGGATATGATCCTCGGAAGTTACTATCTGACGATCGAGAAAGAAGGCGCGAAGGGCGAAGGCAAGTACTTTATGAGCGTGGACGAGGCGAAACTCGCCTATGCGAATAAGGATATCGAACTCCAAGCGAAGATCTACGTCCGCGTCAGCAAAGAGATCGACGGCAAAGTCGTTACGGGCAGAATCCACACGACGCTCGGCCGCTTCATCTTCAACGAGGCGATCCCGCAGGATCTCCACTTCGTCGACCGCAGCGATCCCGCGAACGCGCTCGCTCTCGAAATCGACTTCCTCGTCGGCAAGAAGCAGCTCGGACAGATCGTTGAAAAGTGCTTTAAGTACAAGGGCAGCACCGAGACCGCCGTCGTCCTCGACAAGATCAAGGCGCAGGGCTTTAAGTACTCTACCATCGGCGCATTGACGACCAGCGTCTTCGATATGCATATCCCCAAAGAGAAAGACCAGATCATCGCGGACGCGGAAAAGAAAGTCGCGGACGTCGAGAAGCTCTTCCGCCGCGGTCACATTACGGACGCGGAGAGAGCGAAGCAGGTCATCGCGATCTGGAACAAAGTTACGGACGACGTTACCGACGCTTTGTCCAAGTGCTGGGATAAATTCAACCCGATCAAGATGATGGAGCAGAGCGGCGCTCGTGGTAATATGAGCCAGATCCGTCAGCTCGCCGGTATGCGTGGTCTTATGAAAGATCCTACCGGTAAAACCATCGAGCTTCCTGTCAAGAGCAACTTCCGCGAAGGTTTGTCCGCTCTCGAATACTTCATTTCTTCCCACGGCGGTCGTAAAGGTCTCGCGGATACCGCGCTTAAAACGGCGGAATCCGGTTACCTCACCCGTAGGCTCGTCGACGTCTCGCAATCGGTCATCATCCGCGATATGGATTGCGGCGACAAGAAGGGTATCGTCGTCAGCGCGATCTACGGCGGCAGAGGCGATTTGATCGAGGTTTTGAAAGATCGTATCATCGGAAGATACACGATCGACGCGATCGTCAATCCGAAGACGGGTGAAGAGATCGTCCCGGCGGACGCGATGATCAGCGAAGAAGCCGCGAAAGAGATCGAAAAGGCGGGCATCGAGAGCGTCAAGATCCGCAGCGTGTTTACCTGTAAGTGCGCGACGGGGCTTTGCTCCAAGTGTTACGGTAAGAATATGGCGAGCGGCAACCCCGTCAAGATCGGCGAAGCGGTCGGCGTCATCGCGGCGCAGTCCATCGGCGAGCCGGGTACCCAGCTTACGATGCGTACGTTCCACACCGGCGGTGTCGCGTCTTCCGAAGATATCACCCAAGGTTTGCCGCGCGTCGAAGAACTCTTCGAGTGCCGCAATCCGAAAGCGCAGGCGATCATTTCCGATATCGCAGGTACCGTGACGATCACCGAAAAGAACAAGAAGCGCACGATCGTCGTCGAGAACGAGCAAGACAGAAAGGAGTACGTCCCCGCTTTGAACGCGAAAGTCCTCGTGACGGACGGGCAGGAAGTCGATCCCGGAACGCAGCTTACCCAAGGCGCGATCAACTTGCAGGATCTCCTCCGTACCCGCGGCGTAAAGGGCGTTCAGGATTACTTGATCCGCGAAGTCAAAGACGCGTATCGTCTGTCCGGTGTCGATATTAACGACAAGCATATCGAGATCATTATCCGTCAGATGATGCGTAAGGTCAGGATCGAGAAGCAGGGCGACACCGATTTCCTCCCCGGCGAACTCGTGGATCTTTCGACCTACGAAGAGAGCAACCGCAAGGTCCTTTCCTTCGGCGGAGAACCCGCGACCGCGAAGCGTACTCTTCTCGGTATCACCAAGGCCTCCTTGGCTTCCGAGAGCTTCCTCGCTTCCGCTTCCTTCCAAGAGACGACGAGGGTCCTTACCGACGCGGCGATCAAAGGCAAAGTCGATCCGCTTCTCGGGCTCAAAGAGAACGTTATCCTCGGCAAGTTGATCCCTGCCGGAACGGGTCTCAAAATGTATCAGAACGTGAACGTTCAACCGAACGCTCTCGTGGACAGCAACGCACAGGACGAAAACTCCTATTTGGCTTAA
- the metK gene encoding methionine adenosyltransferase yields the protein MQDVRLITSESITEGHPDKVADQISDAVLDEILKSDPAARVAVETVVTTGIAILVGEITSSATPNVQKIVRDVIRDIGYTSSDMGFDADTCSVMVSLDEQSPDIAMGVDKSTDSASGDKYDLIGAGDQGMMYGYACRETESLMPLPITLAHKLTLRLTEARKKGELSYLRPDGKAQVTVEYVDGKPKRVHTVVVSTQHSPEVDIKVLRKDVEEKIIKKAIPSSLLDENTLIYVNPTGRFVTGGPHGDSGLTGRKIIVDTYGGYCPHGGGAFSGKDPTKVDRSAAYMARYVCKNMVAAGAAERMQLEVSYAIGVAHPISLHVNSFGTGVLPDGELEKIVAKVFDLRPSAIIDTLALRRPIYRATSNYGHFGREGFPWEQTDKAEEIKALLRK from the coding sequence ATGCAAGACGTAAGATTGATAACGAGCGAAAGTATAACGGAAGGGCATCCCGACAAAGTGGCGGATCAGATCTCCGACGCGGTTTTGGACGAGATCTTAAAGAGCGATCCCGCCGCGCGCGTCGCGGTCGAAACGGTCGTTACGACGGGCATCGCGATCCTCGTCGGCGAGATCACCTCGTCCGCGACTCCGAACGTTCAAAAGATCGTTCGAGACGTGATCCGCGACATCGGCTACACGTCCAGCGATATGGGTTTCGACGCCGACACCTGTTCCGTTATGGTTTCTTTGGACGAGCAGTCGCCCGACATCGCGATGGGCGTGGATAAAAGCACGGACAGCGCGTCCGGCGATAAATACGATTTGATCGGCGCGGGCGATCAGGGAATGATGTACGGTTACGCGTGCCGCGAGACCGAGAGCTTAATGCCGCTCCCGATCACCCTCGCGCATAAGCTGACCCTTCGCTTGACCGAAGCGAGAAAGAAAGGGGAACTCTCCTATCTTCGCCCGGACGGAAAAGCGCAGGTCACGGTGGAGTACGTCGACGGGAAACCCAAGAGAGTCCATACCGTCGTCGTCTCGACGCAGCATTCTCCCGAAGTCGATATCAAAGTCCTTCGGAAAGACGTCGAAGAGAAGATCATCAAAAAGGCGATCCCTTCGTCTTTGCTGGACGAGAACACGCTGATCTACGTCAACCCGACCGGTCGCTTCGTGACGGGCGGACCGCACGGCGACAGCGGACTCACGGGCAGAAAGATCATCGTGGATACCTACGGCGGCTATTGCCCCCACGGCGGCGGCGCGTTCTCCGGAAAAGACCCGACGAAGGTCGACCGCAGCGCGGCGTATATGGCGCGTTACGTCTGCAAAAATATGGTTGCGGCGGGCGCGGCGGAAAGAATGCAGCTCGAAGTGTCCTACGCGATCGGCGTGGCGCACCCGATCTCTTTGCACGTCAATTCTTTCGGAACGGGCGTCCTTCCGGACGGCGAACTCGAAAAGATCGTGGCGAAAGTCTTCGATCTTCGCCCCTCGGCGATCATCGACACGCTCGCGCTTCGCAGACCCATCTACCGCGCGACTTCGAATTACGGTCACTTCGGAAGGGAAGGCTTCCCTTGGGAGCAAACGGACAAAGCGGAAGAAATCAAAGCGCTTTTGCGTAAATAA
- a CDS encoding metallophosphoesterase — protein sequence MKAVWQKIKSVASSRAFLAVFTLLAYAEIYVFVSSSFFERDRSLFGPAFIGILLLSLSIALTLFFGVSLFLAVYRKEGERNGVFCLVAEIVALLFGAALPILTYYGRMTESVTFLKTLPYFAAGLVAIATLFLIPLAKKKAILAFVAVAVFVGLSAGVTAISANGEKLEFEAAPVVFDTGKDFSVVWCTNAVSVGYLEYTYGDQKYVVYDASDGKYRLDRRVHTVRVPYEHLYGNTYTVASAKVLRNASRDPKLGTFIKSKGYKFADKVTGDELKMLSLTDWHEKTDRAATLAEMRSDYDLLLVMGDEINYVNEFEDIINFAVIPAGKITGGVKPALFVRGNHEIRGKYSGEIKSVIGLENYYFTTSYGEVNFLIFDGGDTKPDEDAEFGVVNVCESYREKQLAEMEALPVIATGYNVCLCHIPLFSREILDEEPKGEKADEQYERFAAILAHHEVKLEIAGHEHFLDYTQGGASATLIAGGPTEANGYVACFITVKAGVANIEAYNAEGTVATYGPLALR from the coding sequence ATGAAAGCGGTTTGGCAAAAGATAAAAAGCGTAGCCTCTTCGCGCGCGTTTCTCGCGGTTTTTACTCTTCTCGCTTACGCGGAGATCTACGTCTTCGTTTCGAGTTCCTTTTTCGAGAGAGATCGTTCGCTTTTCGGTCCCGCGTTCATAGGGATCTTACTTCTTTCGCTCTCGATCGCTTTGACTTTGTTTTTCGGCGTTTCGCTGTTTCTTGCCGTCTATCGTAAGGAAGGGGAGAGAAACGGCGTCTTTTGTTTGGTCGCGGAGATCGTCGCGCTTCTTTTCGGGGCGGCGCTTCCGATCTTGACGTATTACGGAAGAATGACGGAAAGCGTTACTTTTTTGAAAACGCTTCCGTATTTCGCGGCGGGGCTCGTCGCGATCGCGACTTTGTTTTTGATCCCTCTCGCGAAGAAGAAAGCGATCCTCGCGTTCGTCGCGGTCGCCGTCTTTGTCGGACTTTCCGCGGGCGTGACGGCGATCTCCGCGAACGGTGAAAAACTCGAATTCGAGGCGGCGCCCGTCGTCTTCGACACGGGGAAGGATTTCTCCGTCGTGTGGTGCACGAACGCCGTTTCCGTCGGCTATTTGGAATATACCTACGGCGATCAAAAGTACGTCGTTTACGACGCGTCGGACGGTAAATATCGCCTCGATCGCAGGGTGCATACCGTGCGCGTTCCGTACGAGCACCTTTACGGCAACACCTATACGGTGGCTTCCGCAAAAGTGCTGCGAAACGCGTCGCGGGATCCCAAACTCGGCACGTTTATCAAGTCGAAAGGTTACAAATTCGCCGACAAAGTCACCGGCGACGAATTGAAGATGCTTTCTCTGACCGATTGGCACGAGAAGACGGATCGCGCCGCAACGCTTGCGGAAATGCGCTCCGATTACGATCTCCTCTTGGTGATGGGGGACGAGATCAATTATGTAAACGAATTCGAAGATATCATAAACTTCGCGGTCATTCCCGCCGGAAAGATCACGGGCGGCGTTAAGCCCGCGCTCTTCGTGCGGGGCAATCACGAGATCCGCGGCAAGTATTCGGGCGAAATCAAATCCGTGATCGGCTTGGAGAATTATTATTTTACGACGAGTTACGGCGAAGTGAATTTCCTCATTTTCGACGGCGGGGATACCAAGCCGGATGAGGACGCGGAATTCGGCGTCGTGAACGTGTGCGAGAGTTACCGTGAAAAGCAACTTGCGGAGATGGAAGCGCTCCCCGTGATCGCTACGGGCTATAACGTTTGCCTGTGCCATATCCCGCTCTTTTCCAGAGAGATCCTCGATGAGGAGCCCAAGGGGGAGAAAGCGGACGAACAGTACGAGCGCTTTGCCGCCATTCTCGCGCATCACGAGGTCAAGCTCGAAATAGCGGGGCACGAGCATTTCCTCGACTATACGCAAGGCGGCGCGAGTGCCACCTTGATCGCGGGCGGCCCCACCGAAGCGAACGGATACGTCGCCTGCTTTATCACAGTTAAGGCGGGCGTGGCGAATATCGAGGCGTATAACGCGGAGGGTACCGTGGCGACGTACGGCCCCCTCGCGCTTCGTTAA